ggattttaagatttttttaaactgaattcgtaaaaataataatgtcacGACATCAACAATATCCACTTCCCTTTTTAATGCCTAAGCTTATATTGTAGACTAATTTTCATCTTGTGTatctaacattttttttaacaaatattcatCGACTAAGTATAAACATATACACATCAtttcagataaaaaataatttagtttttttttaaattaaaaaaaaaacggtaAATGTATGGAtgattattactttatacCGGGAAGACTAAATCGTAAAGTGTGGAGAGCGATGGAATATGACGCACAACACACGACCACTCTGCGCTACGCTCTCGCGATAACTAAAACACAAACACTGCTGGCCCCTGCCGTCAGCCCTGGAGTGAGGATTGTGGCCTGACTTACATATATATGGGCATAGTTAGTTTTTTTGCTTAGGGCGAAATCACCCTGTCCTCTAACTTTGTGCGGCTATACCATTGATGTTTCAGGAGGCTCATAAACTgtattttactattaagtaTCTATTTTTGTCTAGTTGTAGCATTTAAAACCGTAGAtgatcataatatttatgtttatattgcaaaataaaacaatcaaaatGTGCGTTTTTTGCATGTCCCAACTCTACACCTTCAACATCGCAgccaaaattaatatcaatgcTTGCTATTTTTGTAAGGTTATAAGTATCATTCGAATCATTTTATACTAGGCTTTTCATTTAGAGCCTTATTAAACCATCGATTATggtataaaattgatttaatgtAACATTAGTCTTGTCCTCAAAATTTGGTATGGTGGACTGTCCATTTAGACGGAACAGTCTTATTATTCCCACTTCCCTGCTAAAAACTACCGTATTGGGTTcggattttaataaataaaacattatgtcTATGGAAGACGCCTTCATGCGAAAAAAATCGTCCGTAAAGGATTATAAAACGCGATTGTAAAGGATTGTTTTTTAGTTGTCAAAAAATTGTGTCCACTACGAACGCTGCGAAACAACGGTGATAAGCTGTTTTATTGAATTCTTAGTGATTTTCCACATTGCGTAATTTACTATCTCATTAGTGGATTGCTTTTTCCTTATTACCTTTGAATTATAAACATCTTTAATCTGGGATCTAATACCGGCTGGCGTAAAACGAGACGTCATTTACATAACGTTATGTATTAGTGGACAAAAAAAGTGACGTAATGGAACTATAAGGACTACTTCATATTACGTTCTTTATTCgtgttgaatttttattttgtttacttcGCTGTACGAACAGTACATTTACACGCTGTACATCAGTTTAGCATTATCTAAGGTAAAAGAATTAACTTTTTATCTTCTTTTAGAGGTCTCTCTGTAACCTGTATGTTTAAGGCCCAGTgggattataattatattttttggtatttatttGCTTAGAATATACGTTACCAGACCCTGCAGTTCATTTTAGTTATGTAAGAGTTAATAagtatatgtcgcagattcaacgcgattaataattgcaaacacagtcagtgcgcacgtccggcgcaggcgacgttcgaaactcaagtgactaaagaattcacttactgccacgaaacagtcgcgccactgacatttggtagatcacaGACTAGGCAtcgtcaattgtcaacgttgacagttaaccttaccataccacaccgcattctacgactaacttcagagtggcgggaattttaaaatattacttctcCGACACGGCCATTCTGACAGCCAACGCGCTCTCGAGTTGTATCTTTGTCACTCGGACAGTCGGTATGTCGATAGTACAACACCTCAGTGTCACAGCTATCGGTGCCATCCCATAGTCTACAACATTTGATCAGCGTAAAGCGTAGCAGCTTTCAACGAACTGATTGGTGTGATTCTTTTTCCGGGACAAAGCGACTGAGCTTTCAATCCTCCAGAGCCTTAAAGCGTAGTAGCTTTCAAAGTATTCAGACAAAGCGATACAGCTTTCAGTCCAATCATGTCGAAGCATGGAAGGTTTCAAAGAGCTTGGACAAAGCGACTTAGCTTTCAATCCTCCAGCGGCTTAAAGCGTAGTAGCTTTCAAAGTATTCAGACAAAGCGACATGTTATTCAGCCCGATTATATCTTAAAGCGTAGTAGCTTTCAAAGTATTCAGACAAAGCGATACAGCTTTCAGTCCAATTATATCTTAAAGCGTAGTAGCTTTCAAAGTATTCAGACAAAGCGATACAGCTTTCAGTCCAATTATATCTTAAAGCGTAGTAGCTTTCAAAGTATTCAGACAAAGCGATACAGCTTTCAGTCCAATCATTTCGAAGAATGGTAGGTTTTAAAGAGCTCGGACAAAGCAACTTAGCTTTCAATCCTCCAGGAATTATTTTCATGTGATGTTCAATCTCTTCACACCATTGTGACGCAGTGAATTGACTCTCATCCGGATCAAAAGATGGCAGAAATATTTCCTAGCAGCTGCGGCAGATGTAGATGGCTGTGGGATAGGATCCTGGAAGCTGGTATCATATTCTTGAGGAGTAATGACCACACCTCGGGTGATGATAGCGTGCCACGTTCATTGTGGCTTGACGTGGACGGATCGTTAGCCACTTGGTCCGGAGTTGCATTAGGCGTGAAATATCCATTACTCAACGTACTGGCCGTTGCTGCAGTCACGGAGGATGAGTTTGGGAGCGATCCCACTTCTgatgtcgcagattcaacgcgattaataattgcaaaattggtgttactaccgtcgtccaacattataacacagtcagtgcgcacgtccggcgcaggcgacgttcgaaactcaagtgactaaagaattcacttactgccacgaaacagtcgcgccactgacatttggtagatcacaGACTAGGCAtcgtcaattgtcaacgttgacagtctaccttaccataccacaccgcattctacgactaacttcagagtggcgggaattttaaaatattcattctccgacatatattataagaaatttacCGCCTACAACCTTAGTGCCTCGTGCGCTTTAAGGACAATGAcgtaaatcaattaaattatgaataaaactgGCCCGAAACTCGTGTCTAGGTTTAAgtatacagatttttttatgattcatgTTTGTATTtcatcaataattaataaaacatagttGGTAATGCAaaagtggttttttttttaaggcaCCGTTTCTTCTAGTCATTTACATGTCCATTACGTCACAtgagaatttatattattattataattagtaagccgaaaattatatttaattttatatgtatttaaaatatataaaaaaacatgctATGTTCAAAATATAACCAGTGAGAGTACACTATActttaaatctataaatggatgaaaatatctatatttttaactgattaaagaaaaaataaagacaACAAAAGACATGAAAGTGACGTAATGGACTAAATTAGACAAATtgcattgaaataaaaaggatttgatgtattatttatgatatattataatggAAGATTAGTGCTTCTACTATTAAATTTAGGTTATATTGTGTAGTAATAACCACATAGTTTTAGAAAGCTTTTTGAATATAGTGACGTAACGGTCCGATGTATGCatactgttttaataaaacttgatTATTGTGGgatatcttaatttaatttactaaaaaacttaacagtacatttaacaatatttaatttatcaaattaacgtaagtttatttcaaaatatgaataaagatttttcgTTAGTCCATTACGTCACAAAGCAAAAAACTCTATGCCCATATATTTCTAGGGCCGATTTTATGAAAACAACGCTGTacctaattaaaaagtttacgGGCTATCCATTTCGTATTTAGATTTTACCCGAAAATAATCATCGATTATGGACTTATTAGCTTATTACTTAATAGCTGGATCCTTCAGATAAGCGAAGACGATTTAtgtagtttgtatttaaacCAGTCAATACCATACCTTATATTAAAAGACAACGCGTTCTGAGACGTTGGGGCTTTCATAGTATTAAAGCGTCCGATACTCTGATGCTACAATCTAATCTCAAACAATCTGTCTAAATTATGTTGACTCACAACAAACACGCACAGTATCTAAATACTGGccatgagttttttttattgcttgcATGACAgttgtttgtaatattatagcTGTAACTGTTTTCGCCGTTTTATAAACTCCATTTCATCTCGCATGCCATAAAATATGAGAAATAacgtatttgtaaaaaaacatactgcctgtaaagttttatttttcaggtgtttagtaaaaaaatcgtaatttaGTAAAAAGTCTAAATTATGTTGACTCACAACAAACACGCACAGTATCTAAATACTGGccatgagttttttttattgcttgcATGACAgttgtttgtaatattatagcTGTAACTGTTTTCGCCGTTTTATAAACTCCATTTCATCTCGCATGCCATAAAATATGAGAAATAacgtatttgtaaaaaaaacatactgcctgtaaagttttatttttcaggtgtttagtaaaaatgaaatacaaaGACTATTGAAGTAAATAGACTAATCATTGCTATGGAAAAGCCGTAACTCTCGTggtaattttacattttgacCGTAAATGTACTACGGCTAGTGAATTATATTCACACACCCAACACAAATGAAAGCTCAGACACAATATACCTACggtatattaaacaaaagtaaGCGTGGGTCCGATACAATATTAGAATTTATGTAAACTCCGCCACGCTTCGCGGTCTGTATCTGATTACCACTGTCAGCACAAGCATTGTTGTACCTACGATAGGTACCTCCAGGATCCTGGTCATAATTTTTAGAGGGTCTAAGGGTGCTAACCTAACTACTGCCGAGAGGAGCCAAAACAGAAAGCAACGGAATCACCAACCCCCTCTCGTAAAGCTTCGTAAATGCCACATACTTTGACTAAAGTTTGAAAAGTTGGCGCTTCTGGAAGCTTGGGTTATGTTAGGTAGAAATGGTATCGGTGGGAAGATTATTTCAATCAATTCAAATAACTGACGTTTATTCACACAATCAGAATAAAATGTCAGtacaattaaataagtaaGAGATATACAAATGTTACAAAATCCTCCCACTTACACAATGCCACACCATATAGTGTATTTTTctaatgatattaatataatacgatattatttttttataaaactttggCTTCATCGTTACACATTTTGGTAAATTCTTGTAACCCGTAGATTTTTAACAAgtgtcaaaaaataaattatctttagAATAATAGAATAGAATCTTTACAAACTATAGTTTATCTCTATAGGGCGAAATGGAACGCGCGACTTCACTTTTTTCCAAGCAAGTCATCCAGTAGATCCCGGTTAGAGAGCGCCCGGTCTCCGAGGAGATCGGCGGCCGGACGGAGACGCGAAGGCAGCGCGTGTTGCGAAAGGGCCTCGAACTCGTCCTGAAGCTGCGAGATCGCTGCGGCGGGAAGGTCCCCGCGAGCGTTCACTAGCTCGTTGACACGGTCGACGGCTCGCAGCTGCGAGGCTAGCCTCTCGCCCGCTCCTGCGGCCGCCGAGAGCTGCCGCACGTGCACGTCGATGACGCGCGAGCTCTTCTCGATATCCTCGAGTATATCTTTGCAGTATCGTTCCGAGCGTCGGCCCGTCTGCGTCCCGTCCCCGGTCCCGCGCTCCGTCTCCGATTCGCCGCGACCGGCCTCGTAGAAAGACACGCCCGAGCTTCTCCTTGCCCGCCCCACCTCCTCGACCACGTATTCATCGACGCTCGCCTCCGTCGACTGTCGTCGGAGAGCGCTCGTCTTTCGCGACGGGGGCTCCTCGTTATTTCTAATTCTATTCATTAAATCCGTTTTCATCGTTTCCATTTTACTTTGCGAGTTCTCCGTGCAGGTGATGCGTTGTTCGCGGATGCCCACGCTCGCCATGCCCTCCTGCACGGCCTTTACGAGATCGACGTTGCCGGCGGAAAGATCTCGGGGACGACTCACCGGGTTTTCGTCGGATAAGCCGCTTGGCGCACGAAAATCTCCGCCCTGTCTCGATGGAACATAATGTTCGCCCTATAATTGACACGAAGTTGAAATTCTGTAACCGCCGGTATAATACGGTATATAACGGTGTTAGTCAGGTACCACCCGTGTAGACGGAATGatagaattatattatatataatagaaggCTTACGGAACGGTCTTCGCCATGTTTCCTATTTTTACTAAGAGGTCTGGCGAGCTGCGCCATAGAAGCTATTTTCGGCGGTGAGCTTCTACCTCCGCTGCGACCGGCGGCCGTGCTTATCATCTTCTCTTTAATCTGAAACGAAACACAACGATACCGAGCGTACATAGTACATAGAACGCCCCGGGGTCTGTCAAACGTCATCCGACGGCGAAGGCTGTCTCACCTCGATAATGGTCGAGAGCTTGTCGGCGTTGCTGATAGCCAGATCTAGGTCGTTTCGTGTGTCGCGGTGCTTTTCGATTTCGGCCTGCAAGCGATGTCGGAAGTTCTTAGCCTCGAGCCCCAGCCGTCGCTGCAGCCCGGCGATCGTCTCCTGCTGCTGCCGCGCCGTCTCTTGCAGCTCGCTCACCTGCGCTTGCAGCTTCTCACGCTCCGGTAGATTCCTGGCAGAGACGCCACTCCGTTAAGTGAGATGAAAAACAAACGGATTAAGCGAAAGACGAAGGCAGAAGCATACTTATCGCGCGTGAGGTTGAGCAGGTGGTTGTGCTGGTCCTGCAGAGTCTGCAAACGCAGGTCGCGGTCTCGCAGCTGGCCCTCGAGTTCGCGAAGGCGACGGCGAGCTTGCTGGTACTTGGCATGCTGCACGCGCATCTCCTCGCTGTGCGCGCTCAGAACTTGCGGAAGCTCCGCGCTCGAACTGTCGTACCTGCGTGGGCCAACCTTGGTCGATTTAAAAAGTCCAAATTAGCCGGTTTTATTTTAGGTTGTCATTTTCGTACCTCTGCAAGGCAACTTCCTGCTTCTTTTGCAAAGAGCGaaggattttattttcattgctCAGCTCCTGATAAAAGAATAAGGATCGTCAATAAAGCGGCTGAAAAGCGAGAAATGAACGGTGCGACAGTAAGTGTAGGTGTAACGACCTGCAAGTGAAAATGCGCGTCGGCAAGCTGGTTTTGCAGCGCCTTGAGTCGGTGCATCTTAGCGGACAGCACACGCTGTTCGCCGTGCGGTCGATGATGCGGCTGAGCCGGATTCATACGCTTCCGCTTTTGCAGCAAGTTCAGCCGCGAATGGCTGCTGTAGACGCTCTCCAAAGAGATTCTAGGGCGAAACAAGTTAGTGACACTACATCGTTTACCCgtgatcattattttattgtaacttttatatttgttacataCCAGATACCGGAAGACAGACTGCATAGTGCCAAATGTTCTCCCTACGAGCGTTCATCGAAATAGAGGCTTACCTTTGATCTTTTCGTTTATCTTCTGGCAATAAACTGGCAACGGACATGCTTTgccttaataataatgcattcttgattttattttaatattttaaaatataatccgTCACATTTATACATTTCTATAAATGTTGTGTGTTCGTTTCTATCGTTACCGACACCTAGTAacataacaatgatagtaatcttaaacactttttgaatgaGTTTACAGTCATTGTCATATGTCATTATGTACGTATTGTCGGCGTCGAAGTATtgacgtgacgaccccatcgcccacaTCAGCGCAATCAGCCAACCCTTCCTAGTGGAAGTGCCAATCTGTTGCCTTCGGGATTCAGACAGATGAGCAGGCACGACGGTGGCAGTACCAGAAAACCGGCCTGAAGCGATGCAATAGGTTCGCCTTATTGTATCGCGGTGGAGAATACTCCCTCTGGGCGCACatgctgcccttcgtattctgggcaATTCTGCGTTCTTTGACCATAAGACAATTAAGAGTAAACGGAGCAAACCAGCGAGACTCCCGTGGACTTCACAAATGCTGTGCTCAACCCTGTCCACTTTCACTTAGAGACTGCAAAGCCGGTCTTGCTCTTTCTTaccgagactcagatatccgcCCCGGCTGATAcatcctacctctcctacgaTTACGGTTATCGACGGAGTATATTCCTACCTTAAACTCGTGAATACGGCTggcccacaaggctgtgtcctatccccgaccgTTTTTTCTgcaatgatatgttgcaaattagcaacattcattgctatgcagACGACATCACTGGGAATACTTTTTAAACTctccgggcaggtatttctcggatAAGTCGAAACGACGAGTCTCGGATTAGACTGAAGGTAGTCCactttaaccccaagaagacacaagtttgcgcgttttctgcaaaaaaaactccctttgtcgctagtCCTCTCTTTGAAGATattctccttaaagcctcagcttgCATCGTATACTGGGCGTTGTCATATGGAATGACGTTCAGTTtggcggtcatttggaagggaaggctaaattatcCACAAAAAGCTTGTGCAGAGCAAGGCGAGACTGTACTTCACTCCAGGCTACCACAACTcttataaagcgcaaattcagCCCCACATGGAGTACTGAACTCACCTCTAGGGGGTTCTCATACCAGTACCGGGTTCTTCCATTAAActgtattcaacgaagagctaTTCAAATGGTCGACGACCAGTCACTTttcgtgcggcttgatcccttgcctttaagcgttttctaaggcagtttttaccGCGTACCATGTGCTATGGCGCTATGTGGAACCTGGAGTGGAGCTGCCcaataaagtatttccgaaccaattcttgAATGGCCGGCAAGGCATTTGCGACACCTTCCATAATAGAGGATATTATTTACACTCTACATTAATCGCTCACTAATTCTTTCTATAATTAGCTATGCTCAATCCTGAGAAGTTGTTCGCTAACCAGACGTACCGATCGAATTCTATTCTGGAAGGGGTTCCACAACAAAGCGCTTTTTGACTCTTCTTTTCGCGCCCCACAACTCTATGGAACCACCTGCCGTTTCAGGTATTTCTGAACCGACACGACTTAGGCTGCGTCTCCAGTCGGCAAACTGTTTGCCTCCGACCGAGTTAGCGGCGTATCGATTTAGTATGCCCTTACTTACACTGGAGTACTTACGAGTGGAGTGTTCACAGCTCCCGCATTTACCTTTAAGTATCTGCTGGCTTCCATcccattaaaaaatttacacccCACGACGAGGGAccccttttttgtttttcgaaaCTTTAAATCGATCACCGAACACCTATTCGCTTTAAGATTTTGTAGGGGTATTTATCGGAGGGAACACAAATAAAACCACGCGACAGTAACACAAGAATATACTTAACGAGACACTGTACAATGACTTTATAGACTACTGTGTTCAGAGCGGCAGCCGTTGCTGCTGGCGCTAAGGCCTCGGCGCGTCCTGCCTCTGACGCTCCCAGAGGCGCGCGTACAGCGAGCCCTCCTGCGCCAGTAGCTCGCGGTGCGTGCCCCTGGCCGCGATGCAGCCACGCTCCAGCACCACGATCTCGTCGGCGTCGGCCACCGTGCTGAGTCTGTGTGCGATGCACACGGAGGTGCGTCCGGCCGTCGCCGCCCGCAGCGCGGCCAGGATCGCGTGCTCCGTTAGCGAGTCCAGGCTGGACGTGGCCTCGTCGAACACGATAATGGGCGCGTCCTTGAGGATGGCGCGTGCGATTGCCACGCGCTGCTTCTCGCCACCAGACAGCTTGAGGCCTCGCTCGCCGACC
The genomic region above belongs to Pieris brassicae chromosome 9, ilPieBrab1.1, whole genome shotgun sequence and contains:
- the LOC123714712 gene encoding lebercilin isoform X1; this encodes MSVASLLPEDKRKDQRISLESVYSSHSRLNLLQKRKRMNPAQPHHRPHGEQRVLSAKMHRLKALQNQLADAHFHLQELSNENKILRSLQKKQEVALQRYDSSSAELPQVLSAHSEEMRVQHAKYQQARRRLRELEGQLRDRDLRLQTLQDQHNHLLNLTRDKNLPEREKLQAQVSELQETARQQQETIAGLQRRLGLEAKNFRHRLQAEIEKHRDTRNDLDLAISNADKLSTIIEIKEKMISTAAGRSGGRSSPPKIASMAQLARPLSKNRKHGEDRSGEHYVPSRQGGDFRAPSGLSDENPVSRPRDLSAGNVDLVKAVQEGMASVGIREQRITCTENSQSKMETMKTDLMNRIRNNEEPPSRKTSALRRQSTEASVDEYVVEEVGRARRSSGVSFYEAGRGESETERGTGDGTQTGRRSERYCKDILEDIEKSSRVIDVHVRQLSAAAGAGERLASQLRAVDRVNELVNARGDLPAAAISQLQDEFEALSQHALPSRLRPAADLLGDRALSNRDLLDDLLGKK
- the LOC123714712 gene encoding lebercilin isoform X2 is translated as MNPAQPHHRPHGEQRVLSAKMHRLKALQNQLADAHFHLQELSNENKILRSLQKKQEVALQRYDSSSAELPQVLSAHSEEMRVQHAKYQQARRRLRELEGQLRDRDLRLQTLQDQHNHLLNLTRDKNLPEREKLQAQVSELQETARQQQETIAGLQRRLGLEAKNFRHRLQAEIEKHRDTRNDLDLAISNADKLSTIIEIKEKMISTAAGRSGGRSSPPKIASMAQLARPLSKNRKHGEDRSGEHYVPSRQGGDFRAPSGLSDENPVSRPRDLSAGNVDLVKAVQEGMASVGIREQRITCTENSQSKMETMKTDLMNRIRNNEEPPSRKTSALRRQSTEASVDEYVVEEVGRARRSSGVSFYEAGRGESETERGTGDGTQTGRRSERYCKDILEDIEKSSRVIDVHVRQLSAAAGAGERLASQLRAVDRVNELVNARGDLPAAAISQLQDEFEALSQHALPSRLRPAADLLGDRALSNRDLLDDLLGKK